The Burkholderia ambifaria AMMD genome includes a region encoding these proteins:
- a CDS encoding LysR family transcriptional regulator has translation MDRFDAMRAFVRVVEAGSFTKAAETLHMSKTTVTQLVQQLEARLRVRLLNRTTRKINVTPDGIAYYERVTRLLADMDDAETSLSSASAAPRGRLRVDVPSPFARLILIPALPAFLARYPDIQLDMGVSDRTVDIIGENVDCVVRGGEPNDQSMVARRVADLSLGIVASPGYLALAGTPSHPAELENSHHRIVGFSWGRAGKLYPLVMHRHGETVAVQGRYALAVDDGNAYLAAGVAGLGIMWLPHYMAKAHLERGELVTLFEDWQLDPMPLYIAYPPNRHVSAKLRAFIDWVVELMNAHAPVES, from the coding sequence ATGGATCGCTTCGATGCGATGCGCGCTTTCGTCCGGGTCGTGGAGGCCGGCAGCTTCACGAAGGCCGCCGAGACGCTGCATATGAGCAAGACCACGGTCACGCAGTTGGTCCAGCAGCTCGAGGCGCGCTTGCGGGTCCGGCTGCTGAACCGGACGACGCGCAAGATCAACGTCACGCCGGACGGCATCGCGTACTACGAGCGCGTGACGCGGCTGCTCGCCGATATGGACGACGCCGAAACGAGCCTGTCGAGCGCATCCGCGGCGCCACGAGGCCGGCTGCGTGTGGACGTGCCCAGTCCGTTCGCGCGGCTGATCCTGATCCCCGCGCTGCCGGCCTTCCTCGCCCGCTATCCGGACATTCAGCTCGACATGGGCGTGAGCGACCGCACCGTCGACATCATCGGCGAGAACGTGGATTGCGTCGTGCGCGGCGGCGAGCCGAACGATCAGTCGATGGTCGCCCGGCGCGTGGCGGACCTGTCGCTCGGCATCGTTGCATCGCCCGGCTATCTCGCGCTCGCGGGCACGCCTTCGCATCCCGCGGAACTCGAAAACTCGCATCACCGCATCGTCGGGTTCTCGTGGGGACGCGCGGGCAAACTCTATCCGCTCGTCATGCATCGCCACGGCGAGACCGTCGCGGTGCAAGGCCGTTACGCGCTCGCCGTGGATGATGGCAATGCCTATCTCGCGGCCGGCGTGGCAGGTCTCGGCATCATGTGGCTGCCGCACTATATGGCGAAAGCGCATCTGGAGCGCGGCGAACTCGTCACGCTGTTCGAAGACTGGCAACTCGATCCGATGCCGCTATATATCGCGTATCCGCCGAACCGCCACGTCAGTGCCAAACTGCGTGCGTTCATCGACTGGGTCGTCGAGTTGATGAACGCGCATGCTCCCGTGGAGTCGTAA
- a CDS encoding RidA family protein: MGKRDVVFAPGRRALYERNRYSPAVRAGGLLFVSGQVGSRDDGTPEPDLQEQVRLAFRNLNAILHAAGCTFDDVVDVTVFMVDPQSTFERVWQVVPEFWGDAPHPALTAVGVTWLYGFDFEIKIVAKLPVTE; the protein is encoded by the coding sequence GTGGGCAAGCGCGATGTGGTGTTTGCGCCGGGACGTCGGGCGCTGTACGAGCGCAACCGATACTCGCCGGCCGTACGGGCGGGCGGGTTGCTGTTCGTCTCCGGTCAGGTCGGCAGTCGTGACGACGGCACGCCCGAGCCGGATCTGCAGGAACAGGTGCGGCTCGCGTTTCGAAACCTGAATGCGATCCTGCACGCGGCCGGCTGCACGTTCGACGATGTGGTCGACGTCACGGTGTTCATGGTCGATCCACAATCGACGTTCGAGCGCGTCTGGCAGGTTGTGCCGGAGTTCTGGGGCGACGCGCCGCATCCGGCGCTCACCGCGGTCGGCGTGACCTGGCTTTACGGCTTCGACTTCGAGATCAAGATCGTGGCGAAGCTTCCGGTCACCGAATGA
- a CDS encoding GlxA family transcriptional regulator, which produces MHRIGFFVCRGYDALDLGGPLAAFNQVATAAGHTPYDLHVISQSGGPVQGNTGLSIDTKPAARRTFDTVVFVGGDIDPMQTSENIAAARKLAARASRVASVCTGAFLLAETGLLDGLRAATHWRYAALLQARFPRTRVDGDSIYVVDGRVWTSAGIASGIDLALGMIERDMSAETARAVSRLLVVPYRRPGGQSQFSAMSQMEPESDRIRIALNFAREHLAEALPVERLADAARLSVRQFGRAFRRETGETPAKAVERLRVEAARLRLQSGSEPIEQIALAVGFTDPERMRRAFIKLHGHPPQAIRRESRSNGAR; this is translated from the coding sequence ATGCATCGAATCGGATTCTTCGTTTGCCGTGGCTACGATGCGCTTGATCTGGGCGGGCCACTGGCGGCCTTCAATCAGGTGGCCACGGCCGCGGGCCATACGCCGTACGATCTTCATGTCATCTCGCAATCCGGCGGCCCGGTGCAAGGCAATACGGGCCTGTCGATCGACACGAAGCCCGCCGCAAGGCGCACGTTCGACACCGTCGTGTTCGTGGGCGGCGATATCGATCCGATGCAGACATCGGAGAATATCGCCGCCGCCAGAAAATTGGCGGCCAGGGCATCGCGGGTCGCGAGCGTGTGTACGGGCGCGTTTCTGCTCGCGGAAACGGGTTTGCTCGACGGCTTGAGAGCCGCGACGCACTGGCGATACGCGGCGCTATTGCAGGCGCGCTTTCCTCGCACCCGGGTCGACGGCGACAGCATCTACGTGGTGGATGGTCGCGTGTGGACATCGGCGGGCATCGCGTCCGGCATAGACCTGGCGCTCGGCATGATTGAAAGAGACATGAGCGCGGAGACGGCGCGCGCGGTCTCGAGGCTGTTGGTCGTTCCGTATCGTCGGCCGGGAGGGCAGTCGCAATTCTCGGCCATGTCGCAGATGGAGCCGGAATCGGATCGCATCCGCATCGCGCTGAATTTTGCCAGGGAGCATCTGGCTGAAGCGTTGCCTGTCGAACGGCTTGCCGATGCCGCGAGACTGAGTGTGCGACAGTTCGGCCGCGCCTTTCGCCGGGAAACCGGAGAAACACCGGCCAAGGCCGTCGAGCGTTTGCGCGTCGAAGCCGCGAGGCTGCGCCTGCAGAGCGGCAGCGAACCGATCGAACAGATCGCGTTGGCGGTTGGGTTCACCGATCCGGAGCGGATGCGCCGCGCCTTCATCAAACTGCATGGGCATCCACCGCAAGCGATTCGACGCGAGAGCAGATCGAACGGCGCGCGCTGA
- a CDS encoding YybH family protein produces the protein MQQIRLCTAALAACVSFFAFTTPATAGGAPRPPEAAIKAENARWANAFARGDYEAIGRLYTDDGTLLPPGGDKVTGGRAIAEYLTKGYAGTKPGTVSFSHYEFYGDDRMVTEVSDADVRDHDGKLQIRGKQILVFVKQAGEWKLHRDMWNDYPPVKTADH, from the coding sequence ATGCAACAGATCCGTCTTTGTACCGCTGCTCTTGCAGCCTGCGTCTCCTTTTTCGCATTCACGACGCCCGCCACGGCCGGTGGCGCGCCACGTCCGCCCGAAGCGGCCATCAAGGCCGAAAACGCCCGATGGGCGAATGCTTTTGCGCGCGGAGACTACGAGGCGATAGGCCGCCTCTACACCGACGACGGCACACTCTTGCCGCCCGGAGGCGACAAAGTCACCGGGGGCCGCGCGATCGCCGAGTACTTAACCAAGGGCTATGCTGGAACGAAACCGGGCACCGTATCGTTCAGCCATTACGAGTTCTACGGTGACGACCGGATGGTGACGGAGGTGTCGGATGCGGACGTGCGCGACCACGATGGAAAGCTCCAGATCCGCGGCAAGCAGATCCTCGTGTTTGTGAAGCAGGCCGGCGAGTGGAAGCTGCATCGCGACATGTGGAACGACTACCCTCCGGTCAAAACCGCCGACCATTGA
- a CDS encoding DJ-1/PfpI family protein, whose translation MTDSSGNNAFVKPLTRAGRSRRDVLKLGSAATLGAVLGGGALLAHATPVGAQVNSEGLLPPNAPLNILIVNYDGGTLLDFAGPSEIFHRLPNTNVRYASLDGGNVTLEFGVVYGNTERLADIEQTDVILVPGGSDLSAPMRPAYQAQIRRLAESAKHVTSVCNGSLVLAATGVLNGKRSACHWAFVNKLSEYGAIPVPERFVEDDNGRFMSGGGVTAGIDFALRVAAKLRGRQAAEFTQLAIEYDPAPPFHSGHPRDARPEIIAMVDKKLPGASRGLARIPGVR comes from the coding sequence TTGACCGACAGTAGCGGTAACAATGCTTTCGTAAAGCCACTCACCCGAGCAGGTCGCTCGCGCCGCGATGTGCTCAAGCTTGGAAGCGCCGCCACGCTCGGCGCCGTCCTGGGCGGCGGCGCGTTGCTCGCGCACGCCACACCGGTTGGCGCACAGGTAAACAGCGAGGGGCTACTTCCCCCGAATGCCCCGCTCAACATTCTGATCGTCAATTACGACGGCGGTACGCTTCTCGACTTCGCCGGCCCCAGCGAGATTTTCCACCGGCTACCTAATACGAACGTTCGCTACGCAAGCCTCGACGGAGGCAACGTGACGCTCGAATTTGGCGTCGTGTATGGCAATACAGAACGACTGGCCGATATCGAGCAGACCGACGTGATCCTCGTCCCCGGCGGGTCCGACTTGTCGGCGCCCATGCGGCCGGCGTATCAGGCGCAGATCCGGCGTCTGGCGGAGAGCGCCAAGCACGTTACGTCGGTATGCAACGGATCGCTCGTGCTCGCCGCAACCGGCGTGCTCAACGGCAAGCGAAGCGCCTGCCATTGGGCCTTCGTCAACAAGCTGTCCGAATATGGCGCGATTCCCGTTCCCGAGCGCTTCGTCGAAGACGACAACGGCCGGTTCATGAGCGGCGGCGGCGTGACGGCGGGCATCGACTTCGCGCTTCGCGTGGCGGCGAAGCTGCGCGGTCGACAGGCCGCGGAATTCACGCAGCTCGCGATCGAATACGATCCCGCGCCGCCGTTCCACTCCGGTCATCCGAGAGACGCACGGCCGGAAATCATCGCGATGGTCGACAAGAAACTGCCCGGCGCATCGAGGGGGCTCGCACGAATCCCCGGCGTTCGCTGA
- a CDS encoding SDR family oxidoreductase, with the protein MRLKNKSALITGGTSGIGLATAKLFIAEGARVAVTGRDDSVFERVKAELGEHALVLKGDVRSIQDMRAIAANVNEQFGGLDVVFANAGWAFPSAVDDIDDKLYDEIMDVNVKGVVFTLQAALPYLREGSSVILNTSFVAQTGKHGISLTAAAKAAVRSLARSWSYEFLDRKIRFNAIAPGVMNTPLITKWGMSDEWVRDRRVEFAATIPVGHLGKAEDIAYAALYLASDESAYVVGTELVVDGGASQL; encoded by the coding sequence ATGAGGCTCAAGAACAAGTCCGCGTTGATCACGGGCGGAACCAGCGGCATCGGTCTTGCAACCGCGAAGCTGTTCATTGCGGAAGGCGCGCGAGTAGCCGTTACGGGTCGCGACGATTCAGTATTCGAGCGCGTAAAGGCCGAGCTTGGCGAGCATGCTCTCGTTCTGAAGGGCGACGTGCGTTCGATCCAGGACATGCGCGCGATTGCCGCCAACGTAAATGAGCAATTCGGCGGGCTGGATGTCGTGTTCGCCAACGCCGGCTGGGCTTTCCCGTCCGCGGTCGACGATATCGACGACAAACTCTACGACGAGATCATGGACGTCAACGTCAAGGGTGTGGTGTTCACGCTTCAAGCGGCGCTTCCGTACTTGCGTGAAGGTTCATCAGTGATCCTCAACACATCATTCGTTGCGCAGACCGGCAAGCACGGCATCTCGTTGACCGCCGCTGCGAAGGCCGCCGTGCGATCGCTCGCCCGCAGCTGGTCCTACGAGTTTCTCGACCGGAAAATCCGCTTCAACGCGATCGCGCCCGGCGTGATGAACACGCCCCTGATCACCAAGTGGGGCATGTCCGACGAATGGGTTCGCGACCGTCGGGTCGAGTTCGCCGCGACGATTCCGGTGGGCCACCTGGGCAAGGCCGAGGACATTGCCTACGCGGCGCTCTATCTCGCCAGCGACGAATCCGCCTACGTCGTCGGCACCGAACTGGTCGTCGATGGCGGTGCGTCGCAGCTCTGA
- a CDS encoding lipase family protein, which yields MTSSRLEQMQANLTLAYVLNNAAVDGVGRELKHPTASQVKKIIVDRLNRSKMTRNDRFEIAWGPAIVSDPNGEAANVTVVVQLAGSGEYTVVTSGTNFTSPLDVLSDFSYDTLEPFSAYVPNCPSDARISAGTNGALYHVLKTPDESHQTLVQFLSTVPPSSIVNVVGHSLGGALASAIVLYLKNQTGLQSLTYHCQTFAAPTAGNDVFASYFDEQMRGNAVRIFTTRDIVPMAWNADSLQKVKHVYSDVPPHDTPDNVKVAVDMVSIATKSLKYTQWGTSEPSGPVAAAMEYPLKADVNKAILDFQAQVGYQHIDGYIACLGMARSDIDLPPLPQVNPKVGKTPV from the coding sequence ATGACATCCAGCAGACTCGAGCAAATGCAGGCCAATCTCACGTTGGCCTATGTTCTTAACAACGCAGCAGTCGACGGAGTCGGGAGGGAACTCAAGCATCCGACTGCGTCGCAGGTCAAAAAGATCATCGTGGATCGCCTGAACCGATCGAAGATGACGCGGAACGATCGGTTCGAAATTGCGTGGGGGCCGGCGATCGTATCGGATCCTAATGGCGAAGCTGCCAATGTGACCGTCGTCGTGCAATTGGCCGGTTCCGGCGAATATACAGTGGTGACGAGCGGCACCAATTTCACGTCCCCGCTTGATGTTCTGAGCGATTTTTCCTATGACACCCTCGAGCCATTCAGCGCGTATGTGCCGAACTGTCCGTCGGACGCACGCATATCGGCGGGTACGAACGGAGCGCTGTACCACGTACTGAAGACGCCCGATGAAAGTCATCAGACGCTCGTCCAATTCCTGAGCACCGTGCCACCGTCATCGATAGTCAACGTTGTCGGGCACAGCCTCGGAGGCGCGCTGGCGTCCGCGATCGTGTTGTACCTGAAGAATCAGACCGGCTTGCAGTCTCTGACGTACCACTGCCAGACGTTTGCCGCGCCGACAGCAGGCAACGATGTGTTCGCCAGCTATTTCGACGAGCAGATGCGAGGCAATGCGGTACGCATATTCACGACGCGGGATATCGTGCCGATGGCATGGAATGCGGACAGCCTCCAGAAGGTGAAACACGTCTACAGCGACGTTCCCCCCCATGACACCCCTGACAACGTGAAGGTGGCTGTCGATATGGTCAGCATTGCGACAAAGTCGCTGAAGTACACCCAATGGGGAACGTCCGAACCATCAGGGCCCGTGGCGGCGGCGATGGAGTACCCGCTGAAGGCGGACGTCAATAAAGCCATTCTGGATTTCCAGGCGCAGGTTGGCTATCAGCATATCGACGGATACATTGCCTGCCTGGGTATGGCCCGCAGCGACATTGATCTCCCCCCGCTGCCACAGGTCAACCCCAAGGTCGGTAAGACGCCCGTGTGA
- a CDS encoding aldo/keto reductase gives MQYKQLGRTGLYVSELCLGTMTLGGNADAGMWAAIGAVGQDDATRLIARALAAGINFIDTADIYSFGHAERLVGQALRDLGVPRGEIVLATKTAGVMGPKPNDQGASRGHIMDSVQRSLERLQVDHIDLYQIHANDSVTPIEETLRALDDLTRQGLVRYVGVSNWRAGKIGKALGLSEALRATRFETLQAYYSIAGRDVERELVPLAIEERMGLLVWSPLAGGLLSGKFGPGAPTEEGARRSHFDFPPVDLDRAWPCVAAMRAIADARDVSVARIALAWLLAKPHVTSVIIGAKRVEQLEDNLGAVDVVLTDDELARLDAVSALPPCYPGWMIDRQESGRRPKPFARVVSN, from the coding sequence ATGCAATACAAACAACTGGGCCGCACCGGCCTGTATGTCTCCGAGCTGTGTCTCGGCACGATGACGCTGGGCGGCAATGCCGATGCCGGCATGTGGGCGGCGATTGGCGCGGTCGGTCAGGACGACGCGACCCGATTGATCGCCCGCGCACTGGCCGCCGGCATCAACTTCATCGATACCGCCGATATTTACTCCTTTGGCCACGCCGAACGCCTCGTCGGACAAGCGCTCCGGGACCTCGGCGTCCCGCGCGGCGAGATCGTGCTGGCGACCAAGACGGCCGGCGTGATGGGACCGAAGCCCAACGATCAGGGCGCGTCGCGCGGCCACATCATGGATTCGGTGCAGCGAAGCCTGGAACGGCTGCAGGTCGATCATATCGACCTTTACCAGATCCACGCGAACGATTCCGTCACGCCGATCGAAGAGACGCTGCGGGCGCTCGACGATCTGACGCGCCAGGGGCTGGTGCGCTATGTCGGTGTCTCGAACTGGCGCGCAGGCAAGATCGGCAAGGCGCTCGGACTCAGCGAAGCGCTGCGCGCGACGCGCTTCGAGACGCTCCAGGCCTACTATTCGATCGCCGGACGCGACGTGGAGCGCGAACTGGTGCCGCTCGCGATCGAGGAGCGGATGGGGCTGCTCGTCTGGTCGCCGCTCGCCGGCGGTTTGCTGTCGGGGAAGTTTGGTCCGGGGGCGCCAACAGAAGAAGGTGCGCGGCGCAGCCATTTCGATTTTCCGCCGGTCGATCTTGACCGGGCGTGGCCGTGCGTCGCGGCGATGCGCGCCATCGCCGACGCGCGAGATGTGTCGGTCGCCCGGATCGCGCTCGCGTGGTTACTCGCCAAGCCGCATGTCACGAGCGTCATCATCGGTGCCAAGCGGGTCGAACAGCTCGAAGACAATCTCGGCGCGGTCGATGTCGTCCTGACCGACGACGAGCTGGCGCGTCTCGACGCCGTGAGTGCTTTGCCTCCGTGTTACCCGGGCTGGATGATCGATCGTCAGGAGTCGGGCAGGCGGCCCAAGCCGTTCGCGCGCGTCGTGTCGAACTAG
- a CDS encoding DEAD/DEAH box helicase encodes MSFASLGLIDPLLRNLQDLNYQTPTPVQVKAIPAVLGGKDVMAGAQTGTGKTAGFALPLLQRLVQQGPAVSSNRARVLVLVPTRELAEQVLQSFVAYGKGLDLRFLAAYGGVSINPQMMKLRKGVDVLVATPGRLLDLNRQNAVQFDQVETLVLDEADRMLDLGFARELNAVFAALPVQRQTLLFSATFTDDIRTMAASILRSPVNISVSPPNVTGSKIKQWVVTVDKRNKPDLFMHLVAENNWDHALVFVKTRNGVEYLAAMLDEAGYAVDTIHGDKPQPARLRALERFKTGEVQMLVATDVAARGLDIDDLPLVINVDLPIVAQDYVHRIGRTGRAGASGVAVSLVCADEAPQLAAIEALIGQTLRREEEPGFEAEHRVPETSSTGQIIKKPKKPKKPKVPQGGAAATPVAGKKPQPQGGDGKRKGGGAAGKGASVLNGSPFSVQKPRGKGKPAGKAVAGARKPAGKPAGGRGKH; translated from the coding sequence ATGTCTTTTGCCTCGCTCGGCCTGATCGATCCCTTGCTGCGTAATCTGCAGGACCTCAATTACCAGACCCCTACGCCGGTGCAGGTCAAGGCGATTCCCGCTGTGCTCGGCGGCAAGGACGTGATGGCCGGCGCGCAGACCGGCACGGGCAAGACTGCGGGTTTCGCGCTGCCGCTGTTGCAGCGGCTCGTGCAGCAGGGCCCGGCGGTGTCCAGCAATCGCGCGCGGGTTCTGGTGCTGGTGCCGACGCGTGAGCTGGCCGAGCAGGTGCTGCAAAGCTTCGTCGCGTACGGCAAGGGCCTCGACTTGCGATTCCTGGCCGCCTATGGCGGCGTCAGCATCAACCCGCAGATGATGAAGTTGCGCAAAGGCGTCGACGTGCTCGTTGCGACGCCGGGCCGTCTGCTGGATCTCAACCGCCAGAATGCGGTGCAGTTCGATCAGGTCGAAACGCTGGTGCTGGACGAGGCCGACCGCATGCTCGATCTGGGCTTCGCGCGCGAGCTCAATGCCGTCTTTGCCGCGCTGCCGGTTCAGCGCCAGACCCTGCTGTTCTCCGCGACGTTTACCGACGATATCCGTACGATGGCGGCGAGCATTCTGCGCAGCCCGGTCAATATCAGCGTCAGCCCGCCCAATGTCACGGGGAGCAAGATCAAGCAATGGGTGGTGACGGTCGACAAGCGCAACAAGCCGGACCTCTTCATGCACCTGGTGGCCGAGAACAACTGGGATCACGCGCTGGTGTTCGTCAAGACCCGCAATGGCGTGGAGTATCTGGCGGCCATGCTGGACGAGGCCGGCTATGCGGTCGACACGATCCACGGCGACAAACCGCAACCGGCGCGGCTGCGTGCGCTCGAGCGCTTCAAGACGGGCGAAGTGCAGATGCTGGTCGCCACCGATGTGGCGGCGCGCGGGCTGGATATCGATGACTTGCCGCTGGTGATCAACGTCGATCTGCCGATCGTCGCGCAGGATTACGTGCACCGGATCGGGCGTACCGGGCGCGCGGGCGCGAGCGGCGTGGCGGTGTCTCTCGTGTGTGCGGATGAAGCCCCGCAACTGGCCGCGATCGAGGCGCTGATCGGGCAGACGCTGCGCCGGGAAGAAGAGCCGGGGTTTGAAGCGGAACACCGCGTGCCGGAAACCAGTTCGACCGGGCAGATCATCAAGAAGCCTAAAAAGCCGAAGAAGCCCAAAGTGCCGCAAGGTGGGGCGGCGGCCACGCCGGTGGCCGGGAAAAAGCCGCAGCCGCAAGGCGGTGACGGCAAGCGCAAGGGTGGCGGAGCCGCGGGCAAGGGCGCAAGCGTGTTGAACGGTAGCCCGTTCAGCGTGCAAAAGCCGCGCGGCAAAGGCAAACCCGCTGGCAAGGCGGTTGCGGGCGCGCGCAAGCCGGCCGGGAAGCCTGCGGGTGGTCGCGGTAAACACTAA